One genomic window of Halorhabdus sp. CBA1104 includes the following:
- a CDS encoding FAD-binding and (Fe-S)-binding domain-containing protein, protein MGTSNQVGPGVPEHTDPATDVRADYDYTSEEVQRPGLVADLRERIDGDVRFDEYSRELYATDASAYEVLPIGVVFPTSTADVASVVEYCAQREIPVLPRGGGTSLAGQTVNEAVVLDFTRYMDSVLETDPENARARVQAGTYIGDMNKEFAEHDLKFAPDPAYGDKSAVAGAIGNNSTGSHSLKYGKTDAYVDSVEVVLADGTVTEFGEVTLEELQDRADPDGDLESRIYAEVDRILEEEADTVDERFPDLKRNVSGYNLDRLIEEAAEGTVNLARLLAGSEGTLAVITEAEVSLEPVPETKSIALLAYEDLVAAMEDVAVILEHDPSALEVLDETLLELAGQTEDFGPLVAEMVPEGTGAMLLVEFYAETDQEGRQKVADLIADRVPDGESELQPSDGATEITDDPHYAFDAQEAHADDERKRFWKLRKSGNPILLGRTTDAKHISFIEDTAVPPENLPEYVADFQELLEDVGTFAAFYAHAGPGCLHIRPLVNTKTTEGMEQFEAIAEGATDLVVEYGGSVSGEHGDGRARSQFNRKLYGDDLWETFEELKTAFDPDWLLNPGNICGDHDMTEHLRFSPDYDFELGFEPTLNWDNDNGMQGMVELCHGCGGCRGPQDTTGGVMCPTFRASEEEITSTRGRANMLRQAMSGDLPDDVTDEEFVTEVLDLCIGCKGCAKDCPSEVDMAKLKAEVVHQHHQEHGSSLRDKLFANVDRLFPLGSALAPVSNWAQSVPGASFLQEKLLGIARERSFPTFYRETFVDWFADRGPQVPIEEAKHKVLLFPDTFSNYNRPQAGKAAVEVLEAAGVHVEVPAAVEDSGRAAHSKGFLDMAREHARENVDTLAPRVAEGWDVVSVEPSVAVMFQLDYLDLLSGSDVETLAENAYGVFEYLETHGLVEQLDVEPTGETLTYHGHCQQKAVKKDHHTSSVLSRVGFAVDHLDSGCCGMAGSFGYEAEHYSLSQAVGQILFDQIESSPGERVIAPGASCRHQIGEGETASDDPPHPVEVLATDLVA, encoded by the coding sequence ATGGGAACGAGTAACCAGGTCGGACCGGGGGTACCCGAGCACACGGATCCGGCTACGGACGTCCGCGCGGATTATGACTATACGAGCGAGGAGGTACAGCGGCCGGGGCTCGTCGCGGATCTTCGCGAGCGGATCGACGGGGACGTCCGCTTCGATGAGTATTCACGGGAACTGTACGCGACCGACGCAAGCGCCTACGAGGTGTTGCCCATCGGCGTCGTCTTCCCGACATCGACGGCCGACGTGGCCAGTGTCGTCGAATACTGTGCCCAACGGGAGATTCCGGTCCTGCCACGGGGTGGGGGTACGAGTCTGGCCGGCCAGACTGTCAACGAGGCCGTGGTCCTGGATTTCACTCGCTACATGGACTCGGTGCTGGAGACGGACCCCGAGAACGCTCGGGCTCGGGTCCAAGCCGGGACGTACATCGGCGACATGAACAAGGAGTTCGCCGAACACGATCTCAAATTCGCGCCCGACCCGGCCTACGGCGACAAAAGCGCCGTCGCCGGCGCAATCGGCAACAACTCTACCGGCTCACACTCGCTGAAGTACGGCAAGACCGACGCCTACGTCGACTCGGTTGAAGTCGTCCTCGCGGATGGGACGGTCACGGAATTTGGCGAGGTCACGCTGGAGGAACTACAGGATCGAGCCGATCCGGACGGCGACCTCGAATCGCGGATCTACGCGGAGGTCGATCGGATTCTCGAGGAGGAGGCCGACACCGTCGACGAGCGGTTCCCGGACCTGAAACGCAACGTTTCGGGATACAACCTGGATCGGCTGATCGAGGAGGCCGCGGAGGGCACGGTCAACCTCGCGCGCCTGTTGGCCGGGAGCGAGGGTACCCTCGCCGTCATCACCGAGGCCGAGGTCTCCCTGGAGCCGGTCCCCGAAACGAAGTCCATCGCATTGCTGGCCTACGAGGATCTCGTCGCCGCGATGGAAGACGTCGCCGTCATCCTCGAACACGATCCATCGGCGCTTGAAGTGCTCGACGAGACACTGCTGGAGCTTGCGGGGCAAACCGAGGATTTCGGCCCGCTCGTCGCGGAGATGGTTCCCGAGGGGACGGGGGCGATGTTGCTCGTCGAATTCTACGCCGAGACCGACCAGGAGGGCCGCCAGAAAGTCGCCGATCTGATCGCCGACCGTGTGCCCGATGGCGAAAGCGAACTGCAACCCAGCGACGGGGCCACAGAGATCACCGACGATCCCCACTACGCCTTCGACGCTCAGGAGGCCCACGCCGACGACGAGCGCAAGCGCTTCTGGAAACTCCGCAAGAGCGGCAACCCAATCTTGCTGGGCCGGACGACCGACGCCAAACACATCAGCTTCATCGAGGACACGGCCGTCCCGCCGGAGAATCTCCCCGAATACGTCGCGGACTTCCAGGAGTTGCTCGAAGACGTCGGGACCTTTGCAGCCTTCTACGCCCACGCCGGCCCGGGCTGTCTGCACATCCGGCCCTTGGTCAACACCAAGACCACGGAGGGCATGGAGCAGTTCGAGGCTATCGCTGAAGGGGCGACCGATCTGGTCGTCGAGTACGGCGGTAGCGTCTCTGGCGAACACGGTGACGGGCGGGCTCGCTCGCAGTTCAACCGCAAACTGTACGGCGATGATCTCTGGGAGACCTTCGAGGAACTGAAGACCGCGTTCGATCCCGACTGGTTGCTCAATCCGGGCAACATCTGTGGCGACCACGACATGACCGAGCACCTCCGGTTCAGCCCCGACTACGACTTCGAGCTCGGGTTCGAGCCGACCCTCAACTGGGACAACGACAACGGGATGCAGGGTATGGTCGAACTCTGTCACGGCTGTGGTGGGTGTCGCGGTCCCCAGGATACGACCGGCGGCGTGATGTGTCCCACCTTCCGGGCAAGCGAGGAAGAGATCACCTCGACTCGGGGTCGAGCGAACATGCTCCGCCAGGCCATGAGTGGCGACCTGCCCGACGACGTGACCGACGAGGAGTTCGTCACGGAGGTGCTCGATCTGTGTATCGGCTGTAAAGGTTGTGCCAAAGACTGCCCCAGCGAGGTCGACATGGCCAAGCTCAAAGCCGAAGTCGTCCACCAGCACCACCAGGAACACGGCTCCAGCCTCCGGGACAAGCTGTTTGCCAACGTCGATCGACTGTTCCCACTCGGGAGTGCACTCGCGCCGGTTTCGAACTGGGCACAGTCGGTGCCCGGAGCGAGCTTCCTCCAGGAGAAACTTCTCGGGATCGCTCGCGAACGGAGTTTCCCGACGTTTTACCGGGAGACGTTCGTCGACTGGTTTGCCGACCGCGGACCGCAGGTCCCCATCGAGGAGGCCAAGCACAAGGTGTTGCTGTTTCCCGATACGTTCTCGAATTACAACCGGCCCCAGGCCGGCAAAGCTGCCGTGGAAGTGCTCGAAGCTGCCGGGGTCCACGTCGAGGTCCCCGCCGCGGTCGAAGACAGCGGCCGGGCAGCCCACTCGAAGGGCTTTCTCGATATGGCCCGCGAGCACGCCCGCGAGAACGTCGATACGCTCGCGCCCCGGGTCGCCGAGGGCTGGGACGTGGTGAGCGTCGAACCCTCCGTCGCGGTGATGTTCCAGCTCGATTATCTGGATCTCCTCTCGGGTTCGGACGTCGAAACGCTCGCCGAGAACGCCTACGGCGTCTTCGAGTATCTGGAGACGCACGGGCTGGTCGAGCAACTCGACGTCGAGCCGACCGGCGAGACGTTGACCTACCACGGACACTGCCAGCAGAAGGCCGTCAAGAAAGACCATCACACGTCGTCGGTGCTGTCGCGCGTCGGGTTTGCAGTCGATCATCTCGACAGCGGCTGTTGTGGGATGGCTGGTTCCTTCGGCTACGAGGCCGAACATTACTCGTTGAGCCAGGCCGTCGGGCAGATCTTGTTCGATCAGATCGAGTCGAGTCCGGGCGAGCGCGTCATCGCCCCTGGTGCGTCTTGCCGCCACCAGATCGGCGAAGGTGAGACTGCCAGTGACGATCCACCCCATCCCGTCGAGGTGTTGGCCACGGACCTCGTGGCGTAA
- a CDS encoding MATE family efflux transporter: protein MLSIAWPLVVFQLLNVAYNVTDTIWLGHYSTDAVGALSIAWPLIFLFISIAGGFNSAGAILVAQYTGADSDGSAGKVTGNQLTFVISMAAILGITGFLLSDQLLALLPSGAATTERIIPMANDYMEVFYLGLPFLFTFFVFSTVMRGYGDTKTPMYVMAGSVALNLVIDPILIFGFADNPLFYPPGLDAIGATLADLTAFGGLGIEGAAIATVSSRGLAAVVGIALLFFGGYGPAVEIRHLWPDLRVIRDIVDLGLPTTAEQSAAALGQITMTAMVSMFSPAVVAAYGLTNRIGTIVFLPSMGLGRATNTMVGQNLGAGKPERAERATWLASKVAVGVLLVAAVVAFIFPEQIVGVFLGTGTEKAAVTLAFAATYLQVRAFEFGFMGLFQVILGAFRGAGNTRIAMVLSIVALWLGRVPLVYLLAVDPGMLGELGIWIGFAAGDVIGGIVAVLWFTRGTWKEAVIEESSGEESASEEAPSAG from the coding sequence ATGCTCTCTATCGCCTGGCCGCTGGTGGTCTTTCAACTGCTGAACGTCGCCTACAACGTGACAGATACGATCTGGCTGGGCCACTACTCGACCGACGCCGTCGGTGCGCTGAGCATCGCCTGGCCCCTCATTTTTCTCTTTATTTCGATCGCTGGCGGGTTCAACTCCGCCGGCGCGATCCTCGTTGCCCAGTACACCGGTGCTGACAGCGATGGCTCGGCCGGCAAAGTGACGGGCAACCAGTTGACCTTCGTCATCAGTATGGCCGCGATTCTGGGCATCACGGGCTTTTTGTTGTCCGACCAGTTGCTCGCCTTGCTGCCGTCCGGGGCGGCGACGACCGAGCGGATCATCCCGATGGCCAACGACTACATGGAAGTGTTCTACCTCGGGTTGCCGTTCCTGTTTACCTTCTTCGTGTTCTCGACGGTGATGCGTGGGTACGGCGACACGAAGACGCCGATGTACGTCATGGCCGGCAGCGTCGCACTGAACCTCGTTATCGATCCCATCCTCATCTTCGGGTTCGCCGACAACCCACTGTTCTACCCGCCCGGTCTCGACGCGATCGGTGCGACGCTGGCCGACCTGACGGCCTTTGGCGGCCTCGGCATCGAGGGTGCAGCCATCGCGACGGTCTCCTCGCGCGGGCTGGCAGCCGTCGTCGGGATCGCGCTGCTGTTCTTTGGCGGGTACGGCCCGGCTGTCGAGATCCGCCACCTGTGGCCGGATCTGCGTGTCATCCGGGATATCGTCGACCTGGGCTTGCCGACGACGGCCGAGCAATCGGCCGCAGCGCTGGGACAGATCACGATGACGGCGATGGTTTCGATGTTCTCGCCCGCGGTCGTGGCCGCCTACGGCCTCACGAATCGCATCGGGACGATCGTGTTCCTGCCGTCGATGGGGCTGGGTCGGGCGACCAACACCATGGTCGGCCAGAACCTCGGGGCCGGCAAGCCCGAGCGGGCCGAACGGGCCACCTGGCTCGCCTCGAAAGTCGCTGTCGGCGTGCTGTTGGTCGCGGCCGTGGTGGCTTTCATCTTCCCCGAGCAGATCGTCGGCGTGTTCCTCGGGACCGGGACTGAAAAAGCGGCAGTTACGCTCGCGTTCGCGGCGACGTACCTGCAAGTCAGGGCCTTCGAGTTTGGCTTTATGGGCCTGTTTCAGGTCATTCTGGGGGCGTTCCGCGGTGCGGGCAACACCCGAATCGCGATGGTCCTCTCGATCGTCGCGCTGTGGCTCGGTCGTGTCCCGCTCGTGTACCTGCTCGCGGTCGATCCAGGGATGCTCGGCGAACTGGGTATCTGGATCGGCTTCGCGGCCGGTGACGTCATCGGTGGGATCGTCGCCGTGTTGTGGTTTACTCGTGGGACGTGGAAAGAGGCCGTCATCGAAGAGTCCAGTGGCGAGGAGTCCGCTAGCGAGGAGGCTCCCTCTGCTGGATAG
- a CDS encoding serine hydrolase, translating into MGKPSRRSVLVSLGTAIAGLAGCSDATTSPTNSGPSDTTAPMGTTTATPTHSGTETTARAETIPKTGQPGGVETFDEALPPLLAEWGIPGATVAVMEREQLVFTRGYGTVGPDSDEPVRPAAPFRIGSLSKPITAVATLDLVEKGTLSLDDRAFEIRSDLLPAEGPADPRVEEITVRQLLAHTAGWDRGTIGFDPVFAPTKVAKAQGTTPPASAETTIEFALDRDLGYDPGTQFQYANLGYCVLGRVIEGVTGEDYERHVRETILEPLGAGDVAIGATRKTNLRAEEVSYLSHATVESPFPGEGEVPRPYGAGVLGEALDADGGWVGSAPDLLRFVRGIDGLGGVPDVLDVETREQMFARPDVSHWDGADQYYGLGWFVDRSGDGTLLWHNGSLPGSYAFLAHDRTNSRTLLALFNGRSPDQLFEQFNVAAQRTLLRATRNVDTWPTRDYFENDI; encoded by the coding sequence ATGGGAAAGCCCTCCAGACGATCGGTGCTCGTGAGCCTCGGGACGGCAATCGCCGGACTCGCCGGCTGTTCGGACGCGACGACGTCACCGACCAACAGCGGACCCAGCGACACGACCGCACCGATGGGGACCACTACAGCGACGCCGACGCACAGTGGGACCGAGACGACAGCCCGGGCCGAAACGATCCCGAAGACCGGTCAGCCGGGCGGCGTCGAGACCTTCGACGAGGCACTTCCGCCGTTGCTGGCGGAATGGGGAATTCCGGGCGCGACGGTAGCGGTGATGGAGCGGGAACAACTCGTGTTCACGCGCGGATACGGAACCGTCGGCCCGGACAGCGACGAACCCGTCCGCCCGGCGGCCCCATTCCGCATCGGCAGCCTCTCGAAGCCGATCACCGCCGTCGCAACCCTTGATCTCGTCGAGAAGGGGACACTGTCGCTCGACGATCGGGCCTTCGAGATCCGTTCGGACCTGCTCCCGGCCGAGGGACCGGCCGATCCCCGTGTCGAGGAGATCACGGTCCGCCAACTTCTCGCCCATACGGCTGGCTGGGACCGCGGGACGATCGGGTTCGATCCGGTATTCGCGCCGACCAAGGTGGCCAAAGCCCAAGGGACAACGCCGCCAGCCAGCGCCGAAACGACGATCGAATTCGCGCTCGACCGGGACCTCGGCTACGATCCCGGCACCCAATTCCAGTACGCTAATTTGGGCTACTGCGTCCTTGGCCGTGTTATCGAGGGTGTCACCGGCGAGGACTACGAGCGTCACGTCCGGGAGACCATTCTGGAACCGCTCGGCGCGGGGGATGTCGCCATCGGTGCGACCCGAAAGACGAACCTCCGCGCAGAGGAGGTCAGCTATCTGAGTCACGCCACGGTCGAGTCCCCGTTCCCCGGTGAAGGGGAGGTTCCGCGTCCCTACGGCGCCGGAGTCCTGGGAGAAGCCCTGGACGCCGACGGCGGGTGGGTCGGATCGGCCCCGGACCTGTTGCGGTTCGTCCGTGGCATCGATGGGCTGGGTGGTGTCCCGGACGTACTCGACGTCGAAACCAGGGAGCAAATGTTCGCTCGCCCGGACGTGAGCCACTGGGACGGTGCCGATCAGTACTACGGCCTGGGCTGGTTCGTCGATCGCAGTGGGGACGGGACGCTGCTCTGGCATAACGGATCGCTGCCCGGCAGTTACGCCTTCCTCGCACACGACCGGACCAACTCACGAACCCTCCTCGCCCTGTTCAACGGACGGTCACCGGACCAGCTGTTCGAACAGTTCAACGTGGCCGCCCAGCGAACCCTCCTCCGAGCCACTCGCAACGTCGACACCTGGCCCACTCGTGACTACTTCGAGAACGACATCTGA
- a CDS encoding universal stress protein produces MARHLVVVMDGNEREIELLETATAFSDCRGAELLVLRTASPADYDQMAETMETIGEVEQRSYSDDELREGLKSDARKAAEEATDGTDVTAEVRLAIVDDDERAETILSTARDNDCEHVFLVGQRRSPTGKALFGDVTQEVILNFDGEITLSME; encoded by the coding sequence ATGGCACGACACTTGGTTGTCGTCATGGACGGCAACGAGCGAGAGATCGAGCTGCTGGAGACGGCGACGGCGTTCAGTGACTGTCGTGGAGCGGAGTTGCTGGTGTTGCGTACCGCTTCCCCGGCAGACTACGATCAGATGGCAGAGACCATGGAGACGATCGGTGAGGTCGAACAACGGAGTTACTCCGACGACGAACTCCGGGAGGGGCTGAAAAGCGATGCCAGGAAGGCAGCCGAGGAAGCCACCGACGGAACTGACGTGACTGCCGAGGTGCGCCTGGCTATCGTCGACGACGACGAGCGTGCCGAGACGATCCTCTCGACAGCCAGAGACAACGACTGTGAACACGTATTCCTCGTCGGGCAGCGACGCTCACCGACCGGCAAAGCGTTGTTCGGCGACGTCACCCAGGAGGTTATCCTGAACTTCGACGGAGAGATTACGCTCTCGATGGAGTGA
- a CDS encoding DUF1405 domain-containing protein encodes MTDSHGPGRRPGGIVARYTSADLPQRGDAPRYVAPLPAWLEDVGLGLAWPIAIVNLVGTVFGVWYYAGRPLDVTPPLIEGQLGAAPLAAWPLIPDSPVATLLIGLSLIAWRLDLDVDWLHVLAFFGCIKLGFWTPFVQLFLNGPEGIATWLYVFLIGSHLAMALEAFVIHRYATFSLPAIGLAVGWYGLNDLVDYFWPVLDGPHHTWLRAEPYVNGAFDHTVAAHHLAAIGAVGLTVLATVLALLTHRIKQRE; translated from the coding sequence ATGACCGACAGCCACGGGCCAGGGCGGCGCCCGGGAGGGATCGTCGCCCGATATACGTCCGCCGACCTGCCACAACGGGGTGACGCCCCACGCTACGTCGCGCCGTTGCCCGCGTGGCTCGAAGACGTTGGTTTGGGACTTGCCTGGCCGATCGCCATCGTCAATCTCGTTGGCACTGTCTTTGGGGTCTGGTACTACGCCGGTCGACCACTGGACGTCACCCCGCCGCTGATCGAAGGGCAACTCGGCGCGGCGCCACTTGCAGCTTGGCCGCTGATCCCCGACAGCCCCGTGGCGACGCTGTTGATCGGGCTCTCGTTGATCGCCTGGCGACTCGATCTCGACGTCGATTGGCTGCACGTGCTGGCCTTTTTTGGCTGTATCAAGCTCGGATTCTGGACCCCGTTTGTCCAGCTATTTCTCAACGGCCCTGAGGGGATCGCTACCTGGCTGTACGTCTTCCTGATCGGCAGTCACCTGGCGATGGCTCTCGAAGCGTTCGTCATCCACCGCTACGCTACCTTCAGCTTGCCCGCGATCGGCCTCGCCGTCGGCTGGTACGGGCTGAACGATCTCGTCGACTACTTCTGGCCGGTACTGGACGGGCCACATCACACCTGGCTGCGGGCCGAACCCTACGTCAATGGCGCCTTCGACCACACTGTCGCCGCCCACCACCTCGCCGCTATCGGGGCGGTTGGATTGACCGTCCTCGCGACGGTGCTTGCGCTCTTGACCCACCGTATCAAACAACGGGAGTGA